In Porphyromonas cangingivalis, a genomic segment contains:
- a CDS encoding ParA family protein: MGKVIAISNQKGGVGKTTTTINLAASLVALEKKVLIIDADPQANATSGLGVKPTSTDLTIYNCLLGEADPKNCISETSVEGLMILPSHTDLAGAEIELIKVERREFVMKKITDTLKNEYDFIFIDCSPSLGLITVAALTAADSVIIPVQCEYFALEGISKLLNTLQIIKRKLNPNIDIEGFLMTMYDARTRHSNQIYEEVKKHFKSLVFSSVIHRNIRLSEAPSHGKSVLDFDLESRGSQNYLQLAQELLTKNQK; the protein is encoded by the coding sequence ATGGGAAAAGTAATAGCAATATCGAATCAGAAAGGTGGTGTAGGTAAGACTACAACGACAATCAATCTGGCAGCATCACTCGTGGCACTGGAGAAGAAGGTGCTCATCATAGATGCCGATCCACAGGCAAATGCCACTTCAGGCCTCGGAGTCAAGCCGACTTCGACGGATCTGACCATATACAACTGTCTACTTGGAGAAGCCGACCCTAAGAATTGTATTTCAGAGACTTCTGTAGAGGGGCTGATGATACTCCCTTCGCATACCGATCTCGCAGGAGCGGAGATAGAGTTGATCAAAGTCGAGAGGCGAGAGTTCGTGATGAAGAAGATCACAGACACACTCAAAAACGAATATGACTTCATCTTCATTGACTGTTCGCCATCGTTAGGACTTATCACCGTGGCTGCCCTCACGGCGGCGGACTCGGTCATCATCCCCGTACAGTGCGAGTACTTCGCGCTCGAAGGGATCAGCAAGCTCCTCAACACGCTCCAGATCATCAAACGGAAGCTCAATCCGAACATCGACATCGAGGGCTTCTTGATGACAATGTACGATGCCCGTACTCGCCACTCGAATCAGATCTACGAGGAGGTGAAGAAGCACTTCAAGTCGTTGGTCTTCTCAAGTGTGATCCATCGCAACATCCGCTTGAGCGAAGCACCGAGCCACGGGAAATCGGTATTGGACTTCGACTTGGAAAGCCGTGGTAGTCAGAACTACCTCCAGCTTGCACAAGAACTTTTGACAAAAAATCAAAAGTAA
- a CDS encoding sigma-54 interaction domain-containing protein — protein sequence MNVSNDITKAKQRFGIIGNAPSLNRAIEVALLIAPTDVSALVTGESGVGKESFPQIIHNNSARKHGPYIAVNCGAIPEGTIDSELFGHKKGSFTDAVSERKGYFEVADGGTIFLDEVGELPLPTQARLLRVLESGEFMKVGSSQVQRTNIRVVAATNVDLQDAIKRKKFREDLYYRLNTVTIELPPLRDRGDDIRLLFRKFAADFADKYRMPPIRLNEEAQSLLLAYNWPGNIRQLRNIVERLSVIAEDREISKELLREHLPANAEVRHPAIIRVSHMEDNYRSFDNNSTKGDIPGGSMEMLYKMIYDLKNEVSDLSRHLHKAMDARAPHGVDTAPTSYVDSSIRTLPTAIVTPINERGAFVEAIPRDMTVPVTHHLGSEFSTSDYEEILNSDRTLSLEEMEQEYIKMILKRNNGVRKKTADDLKISERTLYRKLKEHDLD from the coding sequence ATGAACGTAAGCAACGACATAACCAAAGCGAAGCAAAGGTTCGGTATCATCGGGAATGCCCCCAGCCTCAATAGAGCCATTGAGGTAGCTCTCCTCATTGCGCCGACAGATGTATCGGCACTGGTCACGGGAGAGAGTGGCGTCGGCAAAGAGAGTTTTCCACAGATCATACACAACAATAGCGCACGGAAGCATGGGCCTTACATCGCAGTGAACTGTGGTGCAATCCCCGAAGGGACAATAGACTCGGAACTCTTCGGACACAAAAAAGGCTCATTCACCGATGCCGTCAGCGAACGCAAAGGGTATTTTGAGGTCGCTGATGGAGGCACAATCTTCCTCGATGAGGTGGGAGAATTACCACTTCCTACACAAGCTCGCCTACTCAGGGTATTGGAGTCGGGGGAGTTTATGAAGGTTGGTTCATCACAAGTTCAACGCACAAACATCCGTGTCGTAGCGGCAACGAATGTCGACCTCCAGGATGCCATAAAGCGTAAAAAGTTCAGAGAGGATCTCTATTATCGTCTCAATACGGTAACCATCGAACTACCACCGCTTCGTGACCGTGGAGATGATATCAGGCTACTTTTCAGAAAGTTTGCAGCAGACTTTGCTGACAAATACAGGATGCCCCCCATACGTCTGAACGAAGAAGCACAGTCTCTCTTGTTGGCCTACAACTGGCCGGGCAACATCCGTCAGTTGCGCAATATTGTCGAACGCCTCAGTGTCATTGCAGAGGACAGAGAGATATCAAAAGAACTGCTCCGAGAGCATCTGCCCGCAAATGCAGAGGTACGACATCCTGCGATCATACGAGTCTCACACATGGAGGACAACTACCGAAGCTTCGACAACAACTCAACCAAGGGAGACATCCCCGGAGGCTCAATGGAGATGCTTTACAAGATGATCTATGATCTCAAAAACGAAGTCTCAGACCTGTCGAGACATCTGCACAAAGCAATGGATGCTCGTGCTCCACACGGCGTGGATACTGCACCGACCTCATACGTCGACAGTTCCATACGCACACTACCAACGGCCATAGTCACTCCTATCAATGAGAGAGGTGCATTCGTCGAAGCTATACCGAGAGATATGACCGTCCCCGTGACGCACCATCTTGGGAGTGAGTTCAGCACCTCAGACTACGAGGAGATACTCAACTCTGACAGAACTCTCTCTCTCGAAGAGATGGAACAAGAGTACATCAAGATGATCCTCAAACGTAACAATGGAGTACGCAAAAAGACCGCCGATGATCTCAAGATTTCGGAACGCACATTATACAGAAAACTGAAAGAACATGATTTGGACTAA
- a CDS encoding DUF4295 domain-containing protein, with protein sequence MAKKAVANLQKGEGRTFSKVIKMEKSPKTGAYVFVEEMVPNDAVKDYFSKK encoded by the coding sequence ATGGCAAAGAAAGCAGTCGCAAATCTACAGAAGGGTGAAGGACGTACATTCTCTAAGGTAATCAAGATGGAGAAGTCTCCAAAGACAGGTGCATACGTATTTGTCGAAGAGATGGTTCCAAATGATGCCGTAAAAGACTACTTCAGCAAGAAGTAA
- the secG gene encoding preprotein translocase subunit SecG — protein MYIFLSAVIVIIAALLVFIVTIQNSKGGGLASGFSSSNQIMGVRKTTDILEKMTWGLTAAMVVLCIISARYAPRHENPRANSSIEEFVNKAQMPTAPDAQPFGETVPTTETEAAPATEAETVPADSTAN, from the coding sequence ATGTATATTTTCCTATCAGCTGTAATCGTAATCATTGCAGCACTTTTGGTTTTTATCGTAACAATTCAAAATTCCAAAGGCGGAGGCCTAGCATCAGGCTTTTCATCTTCAAACCAAATCATGGGTGTACGCAAGACCACTGACATCCTCGAAAAGATGACTTGGGGTCTTACTGCTGCGATGGTAGTATTGTGTATCATCTCAGCGAGATATGCACCTCGCCATGAAAACCCAAGAGCAAATTCATCTATCGAAGAGTTTGTCAACAAGGCTCAGATGCCTACGGCTCCCGATGCGCAGCCATTTGGGGAGACTGTTCCCACAACAGAAACAGAGGCTGCACCGGCAACCGAAGCGGAGACCGTGCCTGCAGATAGCACAGCCAACTAA
- a CDS encoding NAD-dependent epimerase/dehydratase family protein — protein MKKRILITGASGFIGRYLVEEALAQGLEVWAGVRSSSSLRHLSDSRIHRIDLDYSSTDALLTQIKALTQEGEPAWHYVIHNAGVTKTAQTKDFYLVNGTYAGNLFSALASSPLPPERVVLMSSLSTYGPPIEKGCPMRAEDPQRPNTHYGRSKLQGEKALRTSGLPYSIMLLTGVYGSGDADYFMAVREINKGLNILAGCRPQELTFVHASDVARATLFVLNHPNTLGHSYMLTDGEIYRDIDFGRTVQELLGRKRALHLRAPLPLVRFACLIGDVVGKITGKVTPLNSDKYKIFAQRSWACDDSPIRSLGFTPKISLREGFRKVIEEARKEGKL, from the coding sequence ATGAAAAAACGAATACTCATCACGGGAGCCTCAGGCTTCATAGGCAGATACCTCGTCGAAGAAGCATTGGCTCAGGGGCTTGAGGTATGGGCAGGGGTACGCTCAAGTAGTTCGCTTCGCCACCTCTCAGACAGTCGCATCCATCGGATAGACTTGGATTATTCGTCAACAGACGCTCTTTTGACACAGATCAAAGCCCTGACCCAAGAGGGAGAGCCAGCGTGGCACTATGTCATACACAATGCCGGGGTGACAAAGACGGCTCAGACAAAGGACTTCTACCTTGTCAATGGCACCTATGCCGGCAACCTTTTCTCTGCCTTAGCCTCATCTCCCCTTCCTCCCGAACGAGTGGTGCTGATGAGTAGCCTGAGCACCTATGGTCCACCCATCGAGAAAGGATGCCCCATGCGTGCCGAAGATCCACAACGCCCCAACACCCATTACGGTCGCTCCAAGCTCCAAGGCGAAAAGGCTCTGCGAACATCAGGTCTCCCCTACTCGATCATGCTCCTTACGGGGGTATATGGCTCCGGAGATGCGGACTACTTCATGGCTGTCCGCGAAATCAACAAAGGACTGAATATACTCGCAGGCTGTAGGCCACAAGAGCTCACGTTTGTCCATGCATCTGATGTCGCCAGGGCAACTCTCTTTGTCCTAAACCACCCCAACACCTTGGGACATAGTTATATGCTCACAGACGGTGAAATATACCGAGACATTGACTTCGGGCGTACAGTACAAGAGCTACTGGGACGGAAACGAGCACTACACTTGAGAGCTCCGCTTCCGCTTGTGCGGTTTGCATGCCTCATAGGGGATGTCGTCGGAAAAATTACAGGGAAAGTGACACCCCTGAACAGCGACAAGTACAAGATCTTTGCCCAACGCTCATGGGCTTGTGATGACTCGCCAATACGGTCGTTAGGCTTCACCCCAAAGATTTCATTGAGAGAGGGCTTCAGAAAAGTCATAGAAGAGGCCCGAAAGGAGGGCAAACTATAA
- the rpmB gene encoding 50S ribosomal protein L28, which translates to MSRICQITGKKAMVGNNVSHSKRHTKRTFEVNLFERKFYWVEEGCWIKIKVSAAGLRLINKIGLDAAIKRGLETGTLRKCTIL; encoded by the coding sequence ATGTCAAGAATTTGTCAAATCACCGGAAAGAAGGCGATGGTCGGAAACAACGTGTCGCACTCTAAGCGTCATACAAAGCGCACGTTTGAGGTAAATCTATTCGAGAGAAAATTCTACTGGGTAGAAGAAGGATGCTGGATCAAGATCAAGGTGTCTGCAGCAGGTCTCAGACTCATTAACAAAATCGGTCTCGACGCTGCTATCAAGAGAGGTCTCGAAACAGGAACTCTTAGAAAATGTACTATACTTTAA
- the ruvC gene encoding crossover junction endodeoxyribonuclease RuvC, whose protein sequence is MKKDQSQKIIIGIDPGSVIMGYGILSVSGKNAEMLSMGVLKMNKDASPYERLRKIYDGVSALIRRYNPDELAIEAPFYGKNIQSMLKLGRAQGVAIAAALASDIAVHEYAPMEIKRAITGTGKASKEQVASLLQKMLHIPDTSMQIELDATDGLAVAFCHFVQSTSPLQRQKTSSWADFVRKNPDKVHGL, encoded by the coding sequence ATGAAGAAGGACCAAAGTCAGAAAATCATCATCGGCATAGACCCGGGTAGTGTCATCATGGGCTACGGCATACTCTCCGTCTCAGGGAAGAATGCCGAGATGCTCTCAATGGGTGTACTGAAGATGAACAAGGACGCGTCACCTTACGAAAGGCTCAGGAAGATATATGATGGAGTATCGGCTCTCATCCGTCGTTACAACCCGGATGAACTTGCGATCGAGGCTCCGTTCTATGGGAAGAACATCCAGTCGATGCTCAAGCTCGGTCGAGCACAAGGAGTGGCGATAGCGGCAGCCTTGGCTTCGGACATCGCAGTACACGAGTATGCTCCGATGGAGATCAAGCGTGCCATCACAGGCACAGGTAAAGCTTCAAAGGAACAAGTGGCATCCCTCCTTCAAAAGATGCTGCATATCCCCGATACCTCTATGCAGATCGAGCTTGACGCCACAGACGGTTTGGCTGTGGCTTTCTGCCACTTTGTACAGTCAACCTCACCTCTCCAGCGACAAAAAACGAGCAGTTGGGCTGATTTTGTCCGCAAAAACCCCGACAAAGTACACGGTTTATAA
- a CDS encoding CPBP family intramembrane glutamic endopeptidase — protein sequence MIPTQTYNTQHSPSTGYVLFVFLLFLLLQIFSSVIVGGVLMFTSYPDAFEMALSQALIATCTYVIPPLLNEYYYRRRRGTFVFRDAPWGDGKILLYSIALFALSYVVMIYSADINALIGYPEWLGRFGETLQGLEAKLNASFRMMLSDKSPSTVVFTFLSIVVIAPIGEELLFRGAVQGWMLTRTKNVHLAVCLSAILFSAVHMQWMGFIPRTVIGLVLGYVAVYGSLRLAILLHALNNLLAYIQFWVSESVNEAPEIVSKVPVTATLVMLICLGLSVLVIKKMRERQRALL from the coding sequence ATGATACCAACCCAAACTTACAATACTCAACACTCCCCATCCACAGGGTATGTCCTATTTGTTTTTTTGCTTTTCCTCTTGCTTCAGATCTTTTCGAGTGTCATCGTTGGAGGGGTACTGATGTTCACATCATATCCTGATGCCTTTGAGATGGCTCTGAGCCAAGCCTTGATCGCCACTTGTACTTATGTCATTCCTCCACTTCTCAATGAGTACTACTACCGTCGTCGTAGGGGGACCTTTGTTTTTCGAGATGCTCCTTGGGGAGATGGCAAGATCTTGTTGTATTCAATAGCACTTTTTGCTTTGTCTTATGTAGTGATGATATATTCTGCCGATATCAATGCGCTCATAGGATATCCGGAATGGTTAGGCCGTTTTGGCGAGACTCTACAAGGGCTCGAAGCCAAGCTTAATGCCTCTTTTCGGATGATGCTATCGGACAAGTCTCCCTCAACAGTCGTTTTTACCTTCCTAAGCATCGTGGTGATTGCTCCGATAGGGGAAGAGTTATTGTTCAGAGGGGCTGTTCAGGGGTGGATGTTGACACGTACGAAGAATGTGCATCTTGCTGTATGCTTGAGCGCAATCCTTTTCAGTGCCGTGCATATGCAGTGGATGGGCTTTATCCCAAGGACTGTCATAGGGCTTGTGCTCGGTTATGTCGCAGTCTATGGCTCTTTGAGACTGGCAATACTTCTCCACGCTCTCAACAACCTGCTTGCATATATCCAGTTTTGGGTTAGTGAAAGCGTCAATGAAGCTCCCGAAATTGTTTCGAAGGTACCTGTCACTGCCACACTCGTTATGCTCATTTGTCTCGGTTTGTCTGTCCTTGTAATCAAGAAAATGAGGGAAAGACAAAGGGCTCTTTTATAG
- the rpmG gene encoding 50S ribosomal protein L33, whose protein sequence is MSKKAKGNRIQVILECTEHKESGMPGTSRYITTKNRKNTPQRMELKKYNPILKRMTVHKEIK, encoded by the coding sequence ATGTCAAAGAAAGCGAAAGGTAATAGAATACAGGTCATCCTTGAGTGCACAGAACACAAGGAAAGCGGTATGCCCGGTACTTCAAGATACATTACCACAAAGAATAGAAAGAATACACCGCAACGCATGGAGCTCAAGAAGTACAATCCCATCTTGAAGCGCATGACAGTACACAAAGAAATTAAGTAA
- a CDS encoding ParB/RepB/Spo0J family partition protein, whose protein sequence is MSKKDRSSLGRGLDALISTDYLSIETQGSSSINEISLSDIIPNEEQPRTFFEEETLAELADSIRHIGIVQPITVYGIPEEPGMFRIISGERRYRAAKIAGLESIPAYVRTAEDEQVMEMALIENIQREDLNAIEISLAFKKLIDTYHLTQDDLSARVGKKRATISNYLRLLKLPAEVQMGLKNSKIDMGHARALLSLDDTELLLALYEQTVKEGLSVRQVEEIVRSYNEGQKQASTPKKQSSVKTPEEFALLSQHFSSIFKTKVSMTCNDKGKGKITIPFASEEQLEAILSTLDKL, encoded by the coding sequence ATGAGCAAAAAAGATAGATCATCATTGGGAAGAGGCTTGGATGCCCTTATCTCCACCGATTACCTCTCCATAGAAACTCAGGGCTCGTCATCGATCAACGAGATCTCCCTATCGGACATCATCCCGAATGAGGAGCAGCCTCGTACGTTCTTTGAAGAGGAGACTTTGGCGGAACTGGCGGACTCTATCCGGCATATAGGCATCGTACAACCGATCACAGTGTACGGCATCCCTGAGGAGCCGGGGATGTTCAGGATCATTTCGGGCGAGCGACGTTACAGGGCTGCAAAGATAGCAGGACTGGAATCCATCCCGGCTTATGTCCGCACGGCGGAAGATGAGCAGGTCATGGAGATGGCTCTGATCGAAAATATCCAGCGTGAAGACCTCAATGCAATAGAGATATCTTTGGCATTCAAGAAGCTCATTGACACCTATCACCTCACTCAGGATGATCTCAGCGCAAGGGTCGGAAAGAAGCGTGCCACAATATCCAACTATCTCCGTCTGCTCAAGCTGCCTGCCGAGGTACAGATGGGACTCAAAAACTCGAAGATAGACATGGGTCATGCTCGTGCCCTACTCTCTTTGGACGACACCGAACTCCTCCTGGCTCTATATGAACAGACTGTCAAGGAGGGCTTATCTGTGCGACAAGTGGAGGAGATCGTGAGGAGCTACAATGAAGGGCAGAAGCAGGCATCGACACCGAAGAAGCAATCAAGCGTGAAGACGCCTGAGGAGTTTGCATTACTTTCTCAACACTTTTCGAGCATCTTCAAGACAAAGGTCTCGATGACTTGTAACGACAAAGGAAAAGGCAAGATCACCATTCCTTTTGCCTCCGAAGAGCAACTTGAAGCGATACTTAGCACTTTGGACAAGTTATGA
- the lptE gene encoding LPS assembly lipoprotein LptE, whose protein sequence is MIWTKYKVATALTFLILLLSYSGCIVSYKLNGASIDYTRIKTVTIRDFSNLAPLVYPPLAQKFTEDLRDNFQRRTRLSMQPNGGDLSIEGEIVGYDLAAEAVQEDAYSAKTKFTMRIKVRYSNRINPDEDFEREFSSFTTFDSNIMFTEVQDGLCKELIDDIIQQIFNATVENW, encoded by the coding sequence ATGATTTGGACTAAATACAAAGTTGCCACAGCCCTGACATTCCTCATCCTGCTACTTAGTTATTCAGGGTGCATCGTCTCATACAAGCTCAATGGCGCCAGCATCGACTACACGAGGATCAAAACCGTCACCATCCGAGACTTCTCGAACCTTGCACCACTCGTATATCCACCTTTGGCACAAAAGTTTACCGAAGACCTTAGGGATAACTTCCAAAGGCGCACCCGTCTCAGTATGCAGCCCAATGGTGGTGATCTCTCCATAGAAGGAGAGATTGTCGGCTACGACCTTGCTGCCGAAGCGGTTCAAGAGGATGCTTATTCTGCGAAGACAAAGTTCACCATGCGTATCAAGGTGCGTTACTCCAACAGGATCAATCCCGATGAAGACTTCGAGCGAGAGTTCTCCTCTTTCACCACTTTTGACAGCAACATCATGTTTACAGAAGTCCAAGACGGTCTCTGCAAAGAGCTGATCGACGACATCATCCAACAGATATTCAACGCGACAGTAGAGAACTGGTAA
- a CDS encoding lytic transglycosylase domain-containing protein codes for MRKESYIKYVILVCTIVLGWLVSPEALGAETTSVPKDTLPSREVVPEALDNKLTSLIEDKYKTYFDHSTPSAHRTREFSSEEYQKRLNALNSIIPLTYNSVVHECIDQFVNKRGRLFEQVLSASTYYFPIIEEELDKHGLPLELKYLAIVESALSPIAVSPRGATGIWQLMLPTGKVYGLRIDSLIDERRDPKRSTQAACALFKDLYGLYGDWLLALAAYNCGPGNVNKAIRRAGGAKDFWKIYQFLPRETRSYVPYFIAVFYAMEYYNDYQLTPGSINMPLATDTVRVNKRYSFKHLSTLSGVSEDTLMLLNPKYRKGIVPGHSDDQVIILPLVSAQNFSEVKDTIVSTPMRTVESTVYHKVRKRETIASIAKKYGVDVEDIKRWNKMKRNAVKVGQSLAIKIVTEQAVTEDKSILADASASSSRPAIEQEPQRQTEKKSEESVTKKSSSRYHTVRKGESLNIIASKYRGATVNKIKKANKLKNNKIHPGQKLLIP; via the coding sequence ATGAGGAAAGAGAGTTATATAAAATACGTCATACTCGTTTGCACCATTGTCTTGGGATGGCTCGTTTCGCCTGAAGCTTTGGGGGCAGAAACGACAAGTGTACCGAAGGATACTCTACCCTCAAGGGAAGTGGTTCCGGAGGCTCTCGACAATAAGCTCACCAGCCTTATAGAGGATAAGTACAAGACCTACTTTGATCACTCCACCCCCTCGGCACACAGGACGAGAGAGTTTTCGAGCGAGGAGTATCAGAAGAGACTCAATGCCCTCAACAGCATCATCCCATTGACATACAACTCTGTCGTGCACGAGTGCATCGATCAGTTTGTCAATAAGCGTGGACGACTCTTCGAGCAAGTCCTTTCGGCAAGCACTTACTACTTCCCGATCATCGAAGAAGAGCTGGACAAACATGGTCTTCCGCTGGAGCTCAAATACCTTGCGATCGTGGAGTCGGCACTCAGCCCGATAGCCGTCTCTCCCCGAGGTGCGACAGGGATATGGCAGTTGATGCTCCCGACAGGGAAGGTCTACGGCCTACGCATCGACAGCCTGATCGATGAGCGCAGAGACCCCAAGCGATCGACTCAGGCGGCTTGTGCTTTGTTCAAAGACCTATACGGGCTCTATGGAGACTGGTTGCTGGCACTTGCAGCCTATAATTGTGGTCCTGGAAATGTCAACAAGGCCATAAGAAGAGCCGGTGGAGCCAAAGACTTTTGGAAGATATATCAGTTCTTACCGAGAGAGACTCGTTCGTATGTCCCTTACTTCATCGCAGTATTTTATGCAATGGAGTATTACAATGACTATCAGTTGACACCGGGAAGCATCAACATGCCCTTGGCGACAGATACGGTCAGAGTAAACAAAAGGTATTCGTTCAAGCACCTAAGTACCCTGTCAGGAGTCAGCGAAGATACATTGATGCTCCTCAACCCGAAGTACCGAAAAGGCATTGTACCGGGACACTCGGACGATCAAGTAATCATCTTACCCCTTGTAAGCGCTCAAAACTTCTCAGAGGTCAAAGATACGATAGTCTCCACACCGATGCGTACCGTCGAGAGTACCGTCTATCACAAGGTAAGAAAACGCGAGACAATCGCAAGTATTGCTAAAAAGTACGGTGTAGACGTTGAGGACATCAAGAGATGGAACAAGATGAAACGTAATGCGGTCAAGGTCGGTCAGAGTCTGGCGATAAAGATTGTGACAGAGCAGGCTGTAACAGAAGATAAATCCATTCTTGCAGATGCGTCGGCTTCCTCCTCTCGTCCTGCGATAGAGCAAGAACCACAACGGCAGACTGAGAAGAAGTCAGAAGAAAGTGTGACAAAGAAGTCTTCGTCTCGCTATCACACAGTGCGTAAGGGGGAATCTCTAAATATCATCGCAAGCAAATATAGGGGTGCAACAGTAAACAAAATAAAGAAAGCCAATAAGCTTAAGAACAACAAAATACACCCCGGTCAAAAACTTCTCATCCCATAA
- a CDS encoding DUF5683 domain-containing protein, with product MTPSISIRHLLGLVVIGILCIHKAYATGGQDSIPPRDSVVVDLPKEIISADSVAVKDTKNAIEIIEQTKGLDGAVAKQGKAFDLKTIKKKQSRFVPKPKMALLWSIIPGGGQIYNRKYWKLPLIATAYTGFYYAITWNHANLTEYANAFRDIKSDAPLENRSWVDFIPSNAKPEDYINNTSFHEKLRRGRDFYRRNRDLSIIFSVATYILIMVDAYVDAELYSFDITPNVSLSYHPVISMPTTTTPQTSYGLQLALRF from the coding sequence ATGACACCATCGATAAGTATCCGACACCTTCTTGGCTTGGTGGTGATCGGGATACTTTGCATACATAAAGCCTATGCAACGGGGGGGCAAGACAGTATCCCTCCGAGAGACAGTGTGGTCGTAGATCTCCCCAAAGAGATCATTTCGGCAGACTCTGTCGCAGTCAAGGACACAAAAAATGCAATCGAGATAATCGAACAAACAAAGGGATTGGACGGTGCCGTGGCTAAGCAAGGTAAGGCTTTCGATCTCAAAACGATCAAAAAGAAACAAAGCAGATTTGTGCCGAAACCCAAAATGGCACTCTTGTGGTCGATCATCCCGGGTGGAGGACAGATATATAACCGTAAGTATTGGAAGCTCCCCCTGATCGCAACAGCCTATACAGGCTTTTACTACGCGATCACTTGGAACCATGCGAACCTTACCGAGTATGCCAATGCCTTCCGTGACATCAAGAGTGATGCACCCCTTGAAAACAGGTCTTGGGTAGACTTCATACCTTCGAATGCGAAGCCGGAAGACTACATCAACAATACGTCTTTTCACGAAAAGTTGAGACGTGGGCGAGACTTTTATCGCCGTAACAGAGACCTTAGTATCATCTTCTCTGTGGCTACATACATCCTGATTATGGTGGATGCTTATGTCGATGCAGAGTTGTATTCGTTCGACATTACCCCAAATGTATCTCTGTCATATCACCCCGTCATATCGATGCCGACAACGACAACGCCACAGACATCCTATGGGCTTCAGTTGGCATTGAGATTTTGA